Sequence from the Sphingobium indicum B90A genome:
AGCTGCCGGCGCCTGCGCACAGGATCATGCCGTTAGGCGCATCGTCGCATACCAGGGCAAGCATTCCGGGGGCGACGAGAGCCGGGTCCAATGCAGCGAGCGCCTGTTCCTCAAGAATTCCCTCTGTCATGCCGGTCGCGGCCGTGGGCGCCAGGCAGTTGACGCGGACATCGTTCCTGCGCCCTTCCAGGGATAGCGTCTTCATCAATCCTACAAGGCCCATCTTGGCCGCGCCATATTGGGATTGACCGAAATTGCCGTAGAGCCCGGACGAAGAGGTCGTCATCACGATACGGCCATAGCCCTGCTCGATCATTTCACCCCAGACAGCCTTGGTGCAATTGACCGAGCCCATGAGATGCACTTCGATGACAAGGCGAAAATCGTCCAAACTCTGCTTGGCGAAGGTTCGGTCGCGCAAAATTCCCGCATTGTTCACCAAAATATCGATCCGGCCCCACGCCGCCTTGGCCTGCTCGACCATCGCGGCCACCTGGTCGACGTCCGTGACATCGGCACCGTTCGAGATTGCCTCGCCACCGTTGCGGCGAATCTCCTCCGCCACTGCTTCGGCCGCGGCGGACCGCCCGTCGCTGGCGCCGCCCAAGTCGTTGACCAAGACCCGGGCGCCACGCTTTGCCAACAGCAACGCATGTTCCCTGCCCAGTCCGCCACCGGCGCCGGTGACGATCGCAACGCGGCCTCGAAGATCAATTGCCATTCAAACCTCTGTCCATATGTTTGCGCCCAACGCTTTTTGCCCCGGACCAGCCCTGCCCCGATCATGGAGGACGGGCGTGAACCCTCGCCTTTCACCGCAGGGCCGATATTCCATCCTCACCGCCGCCACCGGACGGGAAATCACCGGCCAACTTGCAAATCGGGCTCTATGTCCCTCAGATGGCCACTCCGATTTCCGCCTTTGGCATCAGGTGCCTGCGCCGCCGCTCCCGCTGGATGCGAGATGCTCGCGCACGATCCCCCACGCATCGATATTCTTCTTCAAAACCTTGCCGTTCGGCGCCAGCGGCAATGCTTCCAGCTCCACGACATGCCTTGGATATTTATAGGGTGCGACCCGGCCCTGCACGAATTCCCGAAGGGCCAGCGTGTCGATGGGCTCTTTGCTCTTGCGGACGACGAAGGCAACCACTTCCTCGCCCAGACGGCTATCCGGAATGCCCATGACGGCGGCGGTCTTCACATCGGGATGCTCGTAAAGAACCGCCTCCACCTCGCCGGGCGAAACATTGAATCCACCTCTTATGATGAGTTCCTTCTTGCGATCCTTGAAGAAATACTGCCCATCAGGCGTGCGCAGTCCCAGATCTCCGGTATAAAGCCAGCCGTCCTTGAGCGCTGCGGCGGTAGCTTCCGGATTCTGGTAATAGCCGGTCATTACCGCGGGGCCGCGGACCACGATCTCCCCCACTTCGCCATCCGGGAGAGGATCGCCGCGATCATCGACGATCCCCAGTTCGATGTTGAACATGGGCGTGCCGACTTCGCCCAGGGCAAGCTCCGTCTTGTGGGCGGTGAATGTGGCGGCGGTGCCGCATTCGGTCATGCCATATCCCTGCCCCATGGGACAGCCGAAAGTCGCAACCGCCCGGCTCACGATATCAGGAGGGATGGAGGCTGCTCCGCCGCCAGCCAGCCTCATCGCGGGGAATTCCAGCGCCGGCGTACGATTCTCCGCGACATCCAGCAGGGCGCCGAACATCGTCGTGACCGCCGTCAGCACCGTGATCTTGTGCTCGGAAATCGCCTCAAGCGCCGGCTCCGGCAGAAATCTGGGAATGATGACCAAGCTGCCGCCGACCGACATCGTCGTGTTCAGGACAACGATGAAGCCGAAAGAATGGAACATCGGCAGCATGGCGATCTGCCGGTCGTCGGAGGTGAGGGCGAATTTCTCGACCCAGGCCCGGATCGCCGCCGCGAGAGCGCCATGAGACAGCATCGTCGCCTTGGGGTCGCCCGTCGTACCCGAAGTATAGAGAAAGGCCGCTATGTCGTCTTTCCGCGCCTGCGGCCAGTCATTCGCGGGCGTACTGCGCTCCAGAGCCGTCTCGAACTCGACGAAGCCTTCGGCCACGCCCCCCGCGACGAAGGCCGCTGCAGCCAGGCCGTCCGGGCGCGCCTGTTGCAGTTCCCGCGCGGAATCGGGCGCCAGAATGGCGACCTTCGCCTGCGAATGGTCGACCAGCATCGCCAGTTCGCGACCCTTCAGCAGGGGATTAGCCGGCACGATGGTCGCCCCTATGCGCAGGATACCATAGAGGATGATCGGGAACAATACGCTGTTCGGAAGGGCAACCAATATCCTGTCGCCTGCAGCGACATCCTGCTCGCGAAGGAAGCCGACGACCTTGCGAGCGAGATCATCGACCTCTCCATAGCTCAGCCAATTTCCCCGATCATGCAGGAACTTCTTGCCGCGATGCTCGCGAACGGCCTTGTCGAACATGCCAAGCAGCGTGTCCTCATCCATCTCCCGTTCCTTTTCCTTACGCGAGGCGAACCAGCTGCTTGCCCAGATTGCCGCCGCTGAGCATGCTGATGAAGGCTTCCGGGGCCGCGTCCAGACCCTCGGCCACGCTTTCGTTGAAGATGATCTTGCCCTGCGCGATCAGTTCGACAAGCTCCTCCACCGCGCTATTCCAGAGGTCCATTCTGTCGGTGCAGATGAAACCCTGCAGGCGGGCGCGGGTGATGATCGCCTGCGTCAGATTGTAGATCGGCGCCGGCTTGGACTGATATTCGGAAATTGCGCCGCATAGCGGCACGCGGGCGAAGTTGTTGAGCCTGGCGAAGACCGCGTCGCTCACCGGGCCGCCGACATTGTCGAAATAAACGTCGACGCCATCGCCCGTAGCTGCAGCGAGCTGATCCGCGAAGTCATCCGCGCGATAGTCGACCGCTGCGTCCGCGCCCAACTTGTCGACGATATAGGCGCATTTGGCCGCGCCGCCGGCGATGCCCACGGTGCGCGCGCCGGCATTCTTCGCCAGTTGGAGCGCGACGCTCCCCACCGCACCCGCGGCCGCCGAGACCACGACCGTCTCGCCCGGCTTGGGTTCGCCGATCAGCCGCAATCCCATCCAGGCGGTCACGCCAGGCAGGCCGGCGGCGCCGAGATATGCCGATGGGGACACGCCGCCGGTCGCCGGAATCATTTGCAGGTGCTTGGCCCGCGCAATGGCCTTCTCCTGCCACCCGAGATAGCCCGCGACCATCGTTCCCACCGGGAGCGCGTCGCTCTGCGATTCCAGCACTTCGCCCACGGTGGCAGCCACGATGACATCGCCGATGTCCATGGGCTTGGCGTAGCTCTTGCCCGTCTTCATGCGGCCGCGCTGATAGGGGTCGATGGAGATATAGTGATTCTTTACAAGAACCTCGCCGTCCTTCAGTTCCGGGAGGGTCTCCTCCACGAAATTGAAGGCGCTTCTCG
This genomic interval carries:
- a CDS encoding SDR family NAD(P)-dependent oxidoreductase, with product MAIDLRGRVAIVTGAGGGLGREHALLLAKRGARVLVNDLGGASDGRSAAAEAVAEEIRRNGGEAISNGADVTDVDQVAAMVEQAKAAWGRIDILVNNAGILRDRTFAKQSLDDFRLVIEVHLMGSVNCTKAVWGEMIEQGYGRIVMTTSSSGLYGNFGQSQYGAAKMGLVGLMKTLSLEGRRNDVRVNCLAPTAATGMTEGILEEQALAALDPALVAPGMLALVCDDAPNGMILCAGAGSFECAHITLTQGLYVGADAHAPERILAGIDRIRERAGEMVPVAGMEQSNHELSRVPALQSAAADG
- a CDS encoding class I adenylate-forming enzyme family protein, with the translated sequence MDEDTLLGMFDKAVREHRGKKFLHDRGNWLSYGEVDDLARKVVGFLREQDVAAGDRILVALPNSVLFPIILYGILRIGATIVPANPLLKGRELAMLVDHSQAKVAILAPDSARELQQARPDGLAAAAFVAGGVAEGFVEFETALERSTPANDWPQARKDDIAAFLYTSGTTGDPKATMLSHGALAAAIRAWVEKFALTSDDRQIAMLPMFHSFGFIVVLNTTMSVGGSLVIIPRFLPEPALEAISEHKITVLTAVTTMFGALLDVAENRTPALEFPAMRLAGGGAASIPPDIVSRAVATFGCPMGQGYGMTECGTAATFTAHKTELALGEVGTPMFNIELGIVDDRGDPLPDGEVGEIVVRGPAVMTGYYQNPEATAAALKDGWLYTGDLGLRTPDGQYFFKDRKKELIIRGGFNVSPGEVEAVLYEHPDVKTAAVMGIPDSRLGEEVVAFVVRKSKEPIDTLALREFVQGRVAPYKYPRHVVELEALPLAPNGKVLKKNIDAWGIVREHLASSGSGGAGT
- a CDS encoding NADP-dependent oxidoreductase, which codes for MTYSNRKIIFAERPTGEVTRSAFNFVEETLPELKDGEVLVKNHYISIDPYQRGRMKTGKSYAKPMDIGDVIVAATVGEVLESQSDALPVGTMVAGYLGWQEKAIARAKHLQMIPATGGVSPSAYLGAAGLPGVTAWMGLRLIGEPKPGETVVVSAAAGAVGSVALQLAKNAGARTVGIAGGAAKCAYIVDKLGADAAVDYRADDFADQLAAATGDGVDVYFDNVGGPVSDAVFARLNNFARVPLCGAISEYQSKPAPIYNLTQAIITRARLQGFICTDRMDLWNSAVEELVELIAQGKIIFNESVAEGLDAAPEAFISMLSGGNLGKQLVRLA